TCCAGCTCATCCCCGGCGTGGGGCCGTGGCGCGAGAAGGACCTGTGGTCCAAGGGCATCCGGACCTGGGATGACTTCCCGGACGGCGGCATCGTCATCAGCCGCAAGGCGGACACGGCGGCCCGCGAGCGCATCGCGGAGGCCCGGGCGGCGCTGGCCCGGAGGGACTTGAAGGACCTGGCCCGCATGGTGCCGCCGCGCGAGCACTGGCGCCTGTTCCCGGAGTTCCAGGACGACGCCGTCTACTTCGACATCGAGACGGACGGCAGCAAGACGCAGGTGCCCACGGTGGTGAGCCTGTTCGACGCCTCGGGGCTGCACGTCTTCATCCAGGGCCGGAACATGGACGCGCTGCCGGAGGCCATGGCGAAGCGGCGGCTGTGGGTGACGTTCAACGGCTCGTGCTTCGACGTGCCGGTGCTGAAGGAGTACTTCGGCGCGAAGAACTTCCCGGTGCCGGAGGCGCACATCGACCTGCGCTTCGTCACGCGGCGGCTGGGGATGGGCGGCGGGCTGAAGGAGATTGAAGACAAGCTGGGCGTGGGCCGGCCGCCGCACCTGAAGGGCGTGAATGGCTACGACGCAGTGCTGCTGTGGCGCGCGTACCTGCGGCGCGGCGACGTGGAGGCCCTGCGCTACCTGGTCGAGTACAACCTCTACGACTCGTTCCAGCTCCGGTCGTTGATGGACCTGGCGTACAACAAGGGCGCGGACGACCTGAACATGGACGTCCCCCGGCTGAAGGTCTTCGAGCGCGGGGACCTGCTGTACGACGTGAGCCGGCTGCTGCTGGAGTTGGGGCCCACCGAGCGCGACCTCGACACGCTCGCGCGCGTGCGGGCCATGGAGCAGGATTCCTGAGCGGCCAGGTCGTGCCTTGGGTCGGCCGGCCGAGGCCCGCCACGCCGTGGGGCATCCCCAGCCGCCGCGTCGCGCTCACTCGAATCACGACGTTGCCGGTGACGGACGCGGAGTGGGCGGGCGATGGCTTCGTGCTGCCTCCCTCGGGCGAGTCCGTGGGGCTGGCCCTGGGCGTGCGGCGCCTGGCCGTGCTCGGGGCGCGGGAGTCCTGGCCGCCGGGGCTCGCGCTGGAGCTGCCTCGGACCGCGGGGCTCGTGGCGTTGCATCCGTCGCTCCGGTGCGCGGCGGTGCTGGGCCCGGGGCGCATCGAGATGGTGGGCCGGGCGCAGGACGGGAGCCCGGTGGAGACGCCCGCTCGGGCCTGGACCCGGCACACGCAGTCCCTGGGGTTCGACGTCACCGGCGAGAGCCTCTGGACGAGCGGCGTCCAGGACGGCCGGGCTTCGGTGCGTGTCCTGGATGCCCGAACGTTATCGGACGTACCGGGGACGGAGGCCGGGCTGGAGCTGGACACGCCGGTGTTGGGCGAGGACGACCTGGACGGGCTGCACGAATGGATGCCGCATCCGCGCCTGCCAGTAATGGGCGTGTCGGTGAGCCTGGGCCAGGAGGGCACGTGGCTCACGTTCGTGGAGCGCGGCGCGGCGGGGCTCGTGCGGGGCGCGACGGTCGCTTCGGTGGAGGCGCCGTTCTATCCGGCGGGGTTCCTTCCGGACGGCTCGGGCTTCATCGGCGTGGGTGGCACCTGGGTGCGGCGCTGGACATACCCGGAGGCCACGCTGGCGGCGGAGTTCATGCTGCCGGAACAAGGCACGCTCGCCACGGGGTACAGCGGGCTGGTGACGGAGCGGGCGGTGCTGGTGGCGGTGGAGGACCTGTTGGAAGCGGGTGAGTGGTACCTGCTTCAACTGGACCCGGGTTCGCTGCGGCCCGTGTGTGCGTGGGAGCTGCCGTTGTCCACGGAGGCCGTCACGTCGGTGCACCTGCTGCCCGGCGGCTTCATCCTGTCGCCCGAGGACGGCCAGCTCTGGCGGCTGCCCGACGAGGTCCTGGCCGAGCGGTGAACACAGACGGCGCGGATTGTTCACGCGCGCGTGGAATGGCTCGGAGCCCTGTCTGTAAGGTCCGGGACCATGAGCGATCCGAACTTCGTGAATCAGGGCCCTGGAGCCATTCCGCCGTCGCCGGAGGCCGAGCCGCCCAAGTCTCCATCGCGGGGCAAGGTCCTGGGCGTCCTGGTCGCGCTGATGGTCGTGGGGGTGGTGGCTTCGTACTTCGGCCTGAGGCGCCAGTCGGAGGCGCCCGGGGTGACGGCGCCGCCGGTGGTGGACGCGGGCGTGGCGGAGGTGCCCGCGGAGGTGTCGCTGCCAGAGAGCGACGGCCGCATCCGCGACCTGGTGGGCAAGCTGTCGGTGGACCCGGAGCTGGCGAAGTGGCTCCAGGAGCAGGACCTGGCGCGCCGGTTCACCGCGTCCGTGAGCAACAT
The sequence above is drawn from the Corallococcus sp. NCRR genome and encodes:
- a CDS encoding ribonuclease H-like domain-containing protein, whose product is MLLHTFQLIPGVGPWREKDLWSKGIRTWDDFPDGGIVISRKADTAARERIAEARAALARRDLKDLARMVPPREHWRLFPEFQDDAVYFDIETDGSKTQVPTVVSLFDASGLHVFIQGRNMDALPEAMAKRRLWVTFNGSCFDVPVLKEYFGAKNFPVPEAHIDLRFVTRRLGMGGGLKEIEDKLGVGRPPHLKGVNGYDAVLLWRAYLRRGDVEALRYLVEYNLYDSFQLRSLMDLAYNKGADDLNMDVPRLKVFERGDLLYDVSRLLLELGPTERDLDTLARVRAMEQDS